In a single window of the Candidatus Binataceae bacterium genome:
- the scnC gene encoding thiocyanate hydrolase subunit gamma, translating into MSHSHQPGGSGEHPAAPMVEEITDFEVLEIAVRELAIEHGLFTAEDHRRFTEWAESIGPAAGSRLVAKAWTDPAFKARLMEDAVKACKEIGIDWAEPTGFGTPSDYMNLRVLEDTPTLHHVIVCTLCSCYPRPLLGMSPEWYRTTNYRRRLVRWPRQVLAEFGLILPPEVEVRVEDSNQKCRFMVLPVRPEGTENWTEEQLAEIVTRDCMIGVALPRPGRTADVHPVHKARRPVQGSAHSEAANEREK; encoded by the coding sequence GTGAGCCATTCACACCAGCCGGGAGGCAGTGGCGAGCATCCCGCGGCGCCGATGGTGGAAGAAATCACCGACTTCGAGGTGCTCGAGATCGCGGTACGCGAACTCGCAATCGAACACGGCCTGTTTACCGCTGAAGATCATCGCAGGTTTACCGAGTGGGCCGAATCGATCGGACCGGCCGCCGGCTCTCGCTTGGTAGCCAAGGCTTGGACCGACCCGGCGTTCAAAGCGCGGCTGATGGAGGATGCGGTCAAGGCCTGTAAGGAGATCGGGATCGATTGGGCAGAGCCCACCGGCTTCGGCACCCCCAGCGATTACATGAACCTGCGTGTCCTCGAAGATACGCCGACCCTGCATCATGTCATCGTCTGCACGCTTTGCTCGTGCTACCCGCGCCCCTTGCTCGGCATGTCGCCCGAATGGTACCGCACCACTAACTACCGGCGCAGACTGGTTCGTTGGCCACGTCAGGTCCTCGCCGAGTTCGGTTTGATTCTTCCACCAGAGGTGGAGGTGCGGGTAGAGGACTCCAACCAGAAATGCCGCTTCATGGTCCTCCCGGTGCGACCCGAAGGCACCGAGAACTGGACCGAGGAACAGTTGGCAGAGATTGTCACGCGCGACTGTATGATTGGGGTCGCCCTGCCGCGCCCGGGCAGAACGGCAGACGTTCATCCAGTTCACAAGGCACGCCGGCCCGTCCAGGGCTCGGCTCATTCAGAGGCTGCGAATGAGCGCGAAAAGTGA
- the tcuA gene encoding FAD-dependent tricarballylate dehydrogenase TcuA: MTVASTGPLSCDVVVVGGGNAALCAALAARQSGASVIVLECAPAAERGGNSRFTAGAMRVAYDGVDDLLRVMPDLSAEELSQTDFGTYSADQFYDDLCRVTQYRTNPAMAETLVNHSLDTLLWLRSQGIRFAPIYGRQAFKIDGRFKFWGGLTVEAWGGGPGLIEALYAAAERAGITVMYQARALELIHDEHGVHGVMVRFQGRHLAVQTRAVVLACGGFEANAEMRTRYLGPGWDLAKVRGSRFNTGDGILMALEVGAMPWGNWSGCHAVGWDRNAPDFGDLSVGDAFQKHSYPFGIMVNSRGRRFVDEGADFRNYTYARYGRAILEQPGHFAWQIFDRKVSGLLRDEYRIKRVTRVSADSLEQLAGKLEDVDPAGFLAEVRAYNGAVRQDIPFNPNIKDGRATQGLAIDKHNWANPIDTPPFEAYAVTCGITFTFGGLHIDDEGRVINTDGVPITGLYAAGELVGGLFYFNYPGGSGLTAGSVYGRLAGRSAARALRS; the protein is encoded by the coding sequence ATGACGGTAGCATCGACGGGACCGCTGAGCTGTGACGTGGTGGTGGTGGGAGGCGGCAACGCGGCTTTATGCGCGGCCTTGGCGGCCCGTCAAAGCGGAGCCAGCGTGATCGTGTTGGAATGCGCACCGGCGGCCGAGCGTGGGGGCAACAGCCGCTTCACCGCGGGTGCGATGCGCGTGGCCTACGACGGCGTCGACGACTTGTTGCGTGTGATGCCCGATCTGAGCGCCGAGGAACTCAGCCAGACCGATTTCGGGACCTATTCGGCCGATCAATTTTATGACGACCTGTGTCGCGTCACCCAGTACCGGACCAATCCGGCGATGGCCGAGACGCTGGTCAATCACAGCTTGGATACTTTGCTTTGGCTGCGGAGCCAAGGTATACGCTTTGCGCCCATCTACGGCCGCCAAGCCTTTAAAATCGACGGCCGCTTCAAGTTCTGGGGCGGGTTGACGGTAGAGGCCTGGGGCGGCGGGCCGGGATTGATCGAAGCGCTTTATGCCGCCGCCGAGCGTGCCGGAATCACGGTCATGTACCAAGCGCGCGCGCTGGAGTTGATCCATGACGAACATGGCGTGCATGGCGTCATGGTCCGCTTCCAAGGTCGCCATCTCGCGGTGCAGACGCGCGCCGTCGTGCTGGCCTGCGGCGGTTTCGAGGCCAACGCGGAAATGCGCACCCGCTATCTGGGGCCGGGCTGGGACCTGGCCAAGGTGCGCGGCAGCCGCTTCAACACTGGGGACGGGATCTTGATGGCGCTGGAGGTGGGCGCGATGCCCTGGGGCAACTGGTCGGGCTGCCACGCCGTGGGCTGGGATCGCAACGCGCCCGACTTCGGCGATCTAAGCGTAGGCGACGCGTTTCAGAAGCACAGCTATCCCTTTGGAATCATGGTCAACAGTCGCGGCCGACGGTTCGTAGACGAAGGGGCTGACTTCCGCAATTATACCTACGCCCGCTATGGCCGCGCCATCCTGGAGCAGCCCGGCCACTTCGCTTGGCAGATCTTCGATCGCAAGGTGAGCGGGCTGCTGCGCGACGAGTACCGCATCAAGCGGGTGACGCGGGTCAGCGCCGACAGCCTGGAGCAGCTGGCGGGAAAATTGGAGGACGTGGATCCGGCCGGCTTCCTGGCCGAAGTCAGGGCTTATAACGGCGCTGTACGCCAGGATATTCCCTTCAATCCCAACATTAAGGACGGCCGTGCCACTCAGGGCCTGGCGATCGACAAGCATAACTGGGCCAATCCGATTGATACGCCACCATTCGAGGCCTATGCCGTGACCTGCGGTATCACCTTCACCTTTGGCGGTTTGCATATCGATGACGAGGGGCGAGTGATCAACACTGATGGGGTGCCGATTACAGGCTTGTACGCGGCGGGTGAACTGGTAGGCGGCCTATTTTACTTCAACTACCCCGGAGGCAGTGGCTTGACGGCGGGGTCGGTGTACGGCCGTCTGGCTGGCCGCTCGGCGGCGCGGGCCTTGCGCTCGTGA
- a CDS encoding SDR family NAD(P)-dependent oxidoreductase yields MATVIITGGAGGLGTAIGQALLARGDRVISFDLKPAHAATRSIELDVTQEAEIAAAVLKVHREFDDIQGLVCAAGVVAEAPLAQLTLTQWHRVLDVSLTSAFLAIRALLPMMEARKRGKIVAFSSGYGRKGYRHGAAYAAAKAGIEALIKSTALEYAGRGVTANAIAPGPIQTPMLDLVPRERVRALEEAIPMGRVGQPSDIAGAVLFFLDPASDYINGQVLHINGGLLMP; encoded by the coding sequence ATGGCTACGGTAATCATCACGGGCGGCGCCGGCGGTCTGGGCACGGCGATTGGCCAGGCGCTTTTGGCGCGCGGCGACCGTGTCATCTCGTTCGATCTGAAGCCTGCGCACGCGGCCACCCGCAGCATCGAGTTGGATGTGACCCAGGAGGCCGAGATCGCGGCGGCGGTGTTGAAAGTTCATCGCGAATTTGACGATATCCAGGGGCTGGTCTGCGCGGCAGGAGTCGTGGCGGAAGCGCCGCTGGCCCAGCTCACGCTGACGCAATGGCATCGGGTGCTGGACGTTTCACTGACCAGCGCTTTTTTAGCCATCCGTGCGCTGCTACCCATGATGGAAGCGCGCAAACGAGGCAAAATCGTTGCCTTTTCTTCCGGTTACGGCCGCAAGGGCTACCGTCATGGCGCGGCTTACGCCGCCGCCAAGGCCGGGATCGAGGCCCTCATCAAGTCCACCGCGCTGGAATACGCCGGCCGCGGCGTAACCGCCAATGCGATTGCTCCCGGTCCAATCCAGACTCCGATGCTCGATCTGGTACCACGCGAGCGAGTCCGGGCGCTGGAAGAAGCGATCCCGATGGGCCGCGTCGGCCAGCCCAGCGACATAGCCGGCGCGGTGCTGTTTTTTCTCGATCCAGCCAGCGATTATATTAACGGCCAGGTTCTCCACATCAATGGTGGTCTTTTGATGCCATGA
- a CDS encoding SH3-like domain-containing protein, with product MPKSKSAKKLPPTAGKARFNVGDRVRVKDLPNLFYSRTQMYVRGIVGTVAAHTYQDVIPEDEAFNRDGRLEQYYIVRFRQKDLWPEYPFDNDTLQTESPERWLEPA from the coding sequence ATGCCAAAAAGTAAATCCGCAAAAAAGCTCCCGCCTACCGCTGGTAAGGCCCGCTTCAACGTGGGCGACCGGGTTCGCGTCAAGGACCTCCCCAATCTGTTCTATAGCCGCACCCAGATGTATGTCCGCGGGATCGTGGGCACCGTCGCCGCTCATACCTACCAGGACGTCATCCCCGAGGATGAAGCTTTCAACCGAGATGGCCGATTGGAGCAGTACTATATCGTACGATTCCGACAGAAGGATCTTTGGCCTGAATATCCGTTCGACAACGACACGCTCCAGACCGAGTCCCCGGAGCGCTGGCTCGAGCCCGCGTGA
- a CDS encoding ion channel → MSERIKSSGRQPPSSRLGKSVIGPYGTAPVRLLGAQPDRLKDLYYYLLSTSWPRLILLMSTAFVGVNLLFALGYWGCGGIDNARPGSYLDAFFFSVQTMATIGYGQLAPRSLPTNLLVTVQAFLALISLALMTGLTFAKFSLPSARVRFSQVMVICPHNGRLCLMFRMSNLRLNQIVEARANVAMVRTILTTEQQQFRAVTDLALERYLNPVFSLTWTAIHPITADSPLAGATPESLAHADTAFVVSLTGLDGTVMNNVHVRHTYGANDIRWNSRFVDVLHFHPDGTSTIDVSRLDDVVAL, encoded by the coding sequence ATGAGCGAGCGCATAAAGAGCTCGGGCCGGCAGCCACCCTCGTCCCGGCTGGGCAAATCCGTGATCGGCCCTTACGGCACCGCCCCGGTGAGGTTGCTCGGCGCCCAGCCCGACCGCCTGAAGGATCTCTACTACTATTTGCTCAGCACCTCGTGGCCGCGGCTCATTTTGCTCATGAGCACAGCGTTTGTTGGAGTAAACCTACTCTTTGCGCTGGGTTACTGGGGATGCGGCGGGATCGACAACGCTCGCCCCGGCTCGTACCTGGACGCCTTCTTTTTCAGCGTTCAAACCATGGCCACCATCGGCTATGGCCAACTGGCGCCTCGCTCACTCCCGACCAACCTGCTGGTCACGGTCCAAGCCTTCCTGGCCCTGATCTCACTGGCCCTGATGACCGGCCTGACCTTCGCTAAATTCTCGCTGCCCAGCGCGCGGGTGCGCTTTAGCCAGGTCATGGTTATCTGCCCGCACAATGGCCGCCTGTGCCTGATGTTTCGGATGTCGAACCTGCGCCTAAATCAAATCGTCGAAGCACGGGCCAACGTCGCGATGGTACGCACGATCCTGACGACCGAACAACAACAGTTCCGGGCCGTAACCGATCTGGCGCTGGAGCGTTATTTAAACCCGGTCTTTTCTCTAACCTGGACCGCAATCCATCCGATTACCGCGGATAGCCCGCTGGCCGGCGCCACACCCGAGAGCCTGGCCCACGCCGACACCGCGTTCGTAGTCTCGCTCACCGGACTGGATGGCACCGTGATGAATAATGTCCACGTCCGTCATACCTATGGCGCCAATGATATTCGTTGGAACAGCCGCTTTGTGGATGTCCTGCATTTTCACCCCGACGGCACTTCCACCATTGACGTCAGTCGTCTGGACGACGTAGTCGCGCTATAG
- the ald gene encoding alanine dehydrogenase has translation MIVGIPREIKVDENRVALTPAGVGALCAHGHSVLVERGAGVGSGLDDRAFRAAGARIMPSAAALWRAANLILKVKELLPAEFPYLRPDLIVFTYLHLAANPELARALLASRSSALGYETVQLEDRSLPLLAPMSEVAGRLAIQAGAWCLQAQNGGRGVLLSGASGVRPGRVLVLGAGIAGANASQVAVGVGAEVTVMDISAPRLRYLHDILGGHLNTLMSNRAALEEEISQADLVIGAVLVPGARAPRLITRAMVARMKPGAALVDLSIDQGGTSETSRPTTHEQPIYRYHDVVHYCVTNMPAAVPHTSTYALTNATLSYALEIADQGVLKACQQNQALRAGLNIFDGHVVHPAVAQALGVEPRSPWS, from the coding sequence ATGATAGTTGGAATACCGCGCGAAATTAAAGTTGACGAAAATCGGGTAGCGCTGACTCCGGCCGGCGTCGGCGCCTTGTGCGCGCATGGCCACAGTGTACTGGTCGAGCGCGGTGCGGGAGTTGGCAGCGGGTTGGACGATCGTGCCTTTCGCGCCGCCGGCGCGCGTATCATGCCTTCGGCGGCGGCGCTGTGGCGCGCCGCCAATCTGATTCTCAAGGTCAAGGAGCTGCTTCCCGCTGAATTTCCCTACCTGCGGCCGGATCTGATCGTTTTCACCTACCTTCATCTGGCGGCCAATCCCGAGCTCGCACGCGCCCTGCTCGCCAGCCGCTCCAGCGCGCTGGGCTACGAAACCGTGCAACTAGAAGATCGCAGCCTACCCCTGCTGGCCCCCATGAGCGAAGTCGCCGGGCGGCTGGCGATACAAGCTGGCGCCTGGTGCCTGCAGGCGCAAAACGGTGGTCGCGGCGTACTGCTCAGCGGCGCCTCCGGCGTGCGCCCCGGGCGGGTACTGGTCCTGGGCGCCGGAATCGCGGGGGCCAACGCTAGCCAAGTCGCGGTCGGAGTGGGGGCGGAGGTTACGGTAATGGACATAAGCGCGCCCAGACTGCGCTATCTGCACGACATCTTGGGCGGCCATCTCAACACCTTGATGTCTAATCGCGCCGCCCTGGAGGAGGAGATCAGCCAAGCAGATCTGGTTATCGGCGCGGTGCTGGTCCCCGGTGCGCGCGCCCCTCGGCTGATTACGCGTGCGATGGTCGCGCGAATGAAGCCGGGCGCGGCGCTGGTGGATCTATCGATCGATCAGGGCGGGACCTCGGAGACCTCACGTCCTACCACCCATGAGCAGCCCATCTATCGCTATCATGACGTGGTCCATTACTGCGTCACCAATATGCCGGCCGCGGTCCCTCACACCTCCACCTACGCGCTGACCAACGCAACCCTCTCCTATGCCCTGGAGATCGCCGACCAAGGGGTGCTTAAGGCCTGCCAACAGAACCAAGCCTTGCGCGCCGGCCTTAACATTTTCGACGGCCACGTCGTCCATCCCGCGGTTGCCCAAGCCCTGGGTGTCGAACCCCGTTCGCCCTGGTCCTGA
- a CDS encoding Rieske 2Fe-2S domain-containing protein — protein sequence MLKTEDNELLCRVGPDSPMGRFMREYWVPAMRSAALPAGGAPRRVRLLGEDFVLFRAADGRLGCYDEACPHRGTSLALARNEGDGLRCAYHGWKLGMEGQLLEVPTERPERRAELIGKTRLRRYPAREGGGIVFVFLADHEPSQFPRFNFMDLPADHVRVSLGVIECNWFQGLEGQLDSAHVGILHRDWLRGGNATKDTGPRFVFDPQPYGYREAAVRKMPDGQHYVRVRDYAVPWYSFIPMGSRKDDHLLTISVPVDDYHSAQWDVWYNFTRPVGNFPTNAPANLDNSAEGLGNIDNRWNQNRERMKEGSWAGMPFLRFEDYSVAVSQGPIVDRSKEYLGSSDTSVNRGRRLLLEAVRRFMKGEPAHGLDTEVAWGVMEAQDAVISPQADWREVGRS from the coding sequence ATGCTTAAGACAGAAGACAACGAGTTGTTGTGTCGAGTTGGTCCCGATAGCCCGATGGGCCGATTCATGCGGGAGTATTGGGTGCCGGCGATGCGCTCGGCCGCGCTGCCAGCGGGCGGTGCGCCGCGACGAGTGCGCTTGTTGGGCGAAGACTTTGTGCTCTTTCGCGCCGCCGACGGACGGCTTGGATGCTACGACGAGGCCTGCCCTCATCGCGGGACCTCGCTGGCCTTGGCCCGCAACGAAGGCGACGGTTTGCGCTGTGCCTATCACGGATGGAAGCTAGGTATGGAGGGCCAGTTGCTGGAGGTCCCCACCGAGCGACCTGAGCGGCGTGCCGAGCTTATCGGCAAAACCCGGCTGCGGCGCTATCCGGCCCGCGAAGGCGGAGGCATCGTGTTCGTGTTCCTGGCCGATCACGAACCCTCGCAGTTTCCTCGGTTCAATTTCATGGATCTGCCGGCCGACCATGTGCGGGTGTCGTTGGGGGTGATCGAATGCAACTGGTTTCAGGGGCTGGAGGGACAATTGGACTCGGCCCACGTCGGCATTCTGCATCGCGATTGGCTGCGCGGTGGCAACGCCACCAAGGATACTGGTCCGCGCTTTGTGTTCGATCCTCAGCCCTACGGCTATCGCGAGGCGGCGGTGCGCAAGATGCCCGATGGCCAGCATTATGTGCGGGTGCGAGACTATGCGGTGCCTTGGTACTCGTTCATTCCGATGGGCAGCCGCAAGGACGACCATCTGCTGACTATCTCGGTGCCGGTGGACGATTATCACTCCGCGCAGTGGGACGTCTGGTATAACTTTACCCGCCCGGTGGGCAATTTTCCCACCAACGCCCCGGCCAACTTGGACAATAGCGCGGAAGGTCTGGGTAATATCGACAACCGCTGGAACCAGAACCGCGAGCGCATGAAGGAAGGTAGTTGGGCCGGTATGCCGTTTCTGCGCTTCGAGGACTACTCGGTGGCCGTCTCCCAGGGCCCGATCGTCGATCGCTCCAAAGAGTATCTGGGCTCCAGCGACACCTCGGTCAACCGCGGCCGCCGTCTACTGCTGGAGGCGGTGCGCCGCTTCATGAAAGGTGAGCCGGCCCATGGCCTTGACACCGAGGTCGCGTGGGGTGTGATGGAGGCACAGGACGCGGTGATTTCGCCCCAAGCCGATTGGCGCGAGGTGGGCCGCTCCTAA
- a CDS encoding DUF3426 domain-containing protein, producing the protein MIEVQCPSCQTRYRLDEGALPQENPTFKCSRCGHVFSSEPRAASGPTPPLPQPAQAKSPSIAAAASEPPRDDNPLARSFAETDLKVPENLSFDFSDDSADDHHLGESDEPTLADDPREHWQVGETADPPAAPSSALRPRARARGRAHKPAAALAGDEEDGAQTRQQAGPLHSSGFFLLLFALAVMAYAVLTLLLGVAPAASRAWLAQLPVIGTEFQDHPTLESQVKLDEVHVAYRQLDNHRLALVVNGSAHNHSSDALHTIEVAVNLVDGQRHSVAGQQVFCGNLLSARFATEMTPHELQFFQKLAPRNFILPSGASAPFMAVFVDPPAQARGVVLAVVRAEPPAVAGEPGL; encoded by the coding sequence ATGATCGAAGTCCAATGTCCCAGTTGTCAAACGCGCTATCGGCTTGACGAGGGGGCACTGCCCCAGGAAAACCCGACCTTCAAATGCTCGCGCTGCGGCCATGTCTTCAGCAGCGAGCCACGCGCCGCCAGTGGGCCGACCCCGCCCTTACCGCAACCTGCGCAGGCCAAGTCACCGTCGATTGCAGCGGCTGCCTCCGAGCCGCCGCGAGATGACAACCCCCTGGCCCGTTCATTCGCGGAGACCGACCTCAAAGTCCCGGAAAATCTCAGCTTCGACTTCAGCGACGACTCGGCCGACGATCATCATCTGGGCGAGAGCGACGAGCCCACCCTGGCCGACGATCCGCGCGAGCACTGGCAGGTGGGCGAAACCGCGGATCCGCCAGCTGCTCCATCCAGCGCGCTCCGCCCGCGAGCCCGGGCCCGCGGGCGCGCGCACAAGCCTGCGGCAGCGCTGGCCGGAGACGAGGAGGATGGCGCGCAGACCCGCCAGCAAGCTGGCCCGCTTCATTCCAGTGGCTTCTTCCTCCTGCTCTTTGCGCTGGCGGTAATGGCCTACGCGGTGCTGACTCTGCTGTTGGGAGTGGCGCCGGCGGCCAGCCGGGCATGGCTGGCACAATTGCCGGTGATCGGGACCGAATTCCAGGACCATCCGACGTTGGAGAGCCAAGTCAAGCTGGACGAGGTGCATGTCGCGTATCGCCAGCTGGATAACCATCGGTTGGCTTTGGTAGTTAACGGGAGCGCGCACAACCACAGCTCCGACGCCCTGCATACGATCGAAGTCGCCGTTAATCTGGTAGACGGCCAGCGGCACAGCGTGGCTGGCCAGCAGGTATTTTGCGGCAATCTGCTCTCGGCGCGTTTCGCCACCGAGATGACGCCGCACGAGCTGCAATTTTTTCAAAAACTTGCGCCGCGAAATTTTATTCTGCCCAGCGGCGCGAGCGCGCCCTTTATGGCGGTCTTCGTCGATCCACCGGCCCAAGCGCGCGGCGTGGTGCTGGCTGTGGTCCGCGCCGAACCGCCCGCGGTCGCTGGCGAGCCCGGACTCTGA
- a CDS encoding RidA family protein — protein sequence MIEIVPTPSGVLAYEPFGFTNCVRFRDVLYLSGISALDPKGQVIGHEIETQTIQAFRNIEEILRAAGSTLGQLLQMTSFVVDLAANGQKFVDTRKRILGTPTYTSATIGVSALMIPGLLLEIQCCAAMP from the coding sequence ATGATCGAGATCGTCCCGACCCCCTCCGGGGTATTGGCATACGAACCTTTTGGTTTTACCAACTGCGTGCGCTTTCGCGACGTTCTCTACCTGTCGGGCATCTCGGCATTAGACCCCAAGGGTCAAGTCATCGGCCACGAGATCGAGACACAGACCATTCAGGCCTTTCGCAACATCGAGGAAATCTTACGCGCCGCGGGCAGCACTCTGGGCCAGCTCCTGCAGATGACCAGTTTCGTAGTGGATCTCGCCGCCAACGGCCAAAAATTCGTCGACACACGCAAGCGGATCCTCGGCACACCAACCTACACCAGCGCTACGATTGGGGTGTCCGCGCTGATGATTCCGGGCCTACTGCTGGAAATCCAGTGTTGCGCTGCAATGCCTTAA
- a CDS encoding glycosyltransferase family 4 protein, whose translation MRIAVLARRFNPGGGGTERDLVAAVEFLQASGHRLHIYAARRASPRWRGIEVSRLPAAALGSRTLEVLGFGLLAARAARAGGAELTLSFGRAIGADLIRCEGGAHRSYLQAARQWDSRGQSVLRALSPYHRAQCLMDAGAFHSPRLGAVAAISRLVANDLQRCFSLDPGRLTPVYNGVDLDRFQPATAKRRREVRAALQLDPDSKVAIFVGSGFARKGMGCLLDAWPLIASQTVLVVVGADRRAGNFQARARALGIASRLRWLGPRQDVPDLLAAADVLVLPSLFEAFGNVALEAMAAGLPVLLSAQCGATEVLPATWQEFVVPDPRQPEELARRLSGLLAVAPELRADARLTAERFTWQRYGEQLAALFDKSTKS comes from the coding sequence ATGCGAATCGCAGTGCTGGCGCGCCGTTTCAATCCTGGCGGCGGTGGAACCGAGCGCGACTTGGTCGCCGCGGTCGAATTTCTTCAGGCGAGCGGCCATCGCCTACACATCTATGCCGCCCGCCGGGCGAGTCCGCGCTGGCGTGGAATCGAGGTCAGCCGCCTGCCTGCCGCCGCGCTGGGATCGCGCACCCTGGAGGTGCTGGGTTTCGGCCTGCTGGCCGCACGCGCCGCCCGCGCTGGCGGCGCCGAACTAACGCTCAGCTTCGGCCGCGCGATCGGAGCTGACCTGATCCGATGCGAGGGAGGGGCGCATCGCAGCTATTTGCAGGCCGCTCGCCAATGGGATTCGCGCGGCCAAAGCGTGCTCCGCGCGCTCAGCCCCTACCATCGCGCCCAATGCCTGATGGACGCCGGCGCGTTTCATTCGCCGCGGCTGGGCGCGGTGGCGGCGATCTCGCGCCTGGTGGCCAACGACCTGCAGCGCTGCTTCAGCCTTGATCCGGGCCGTTTGACGCCAGTTTACAACGGCGTCGATCTGGATCGCTTTCAGCCCGCCACTGCAAAGCGCCGGCGCGAAGTACGTGCTGCCTTGCAACTCGATCCCGACTCCAAGGTGGCGATTTTTGTCGGCAGCGGATTTGCTCGCAAAGGGATGGGATGTCTGCTGGACGCGTGGCCGCTGATAGCCTCGCAAACCGTCCTGGTAGTAGTTGGCGCTGACCGCCGAGCGGGCAATTTTCAGGCACGCGCCCGGGCCCTTGGGATCGCCTCGCGGCTGCGATGGCTGGGGCCCCGTCAGGACGTCCCAGATCTGCTCGCCGCCGCTGATGTGCTGGTACTGCCCTCACTGTTCGAAGCCTTCGGCAACGTTGCGCTTGAAGCGATGGCGGCAGGTTTGCCGGTGCTCTTGAGCGCTCAATGCGGCGCGACCGAGGTTCTGCCCGCGACCTGGCAAGAGTTCGTGGTTCCTGATCCTAGACAACCCGAGGAGCTGGCGCGCCGTCTGAGCGGGTTGTTGGCCGTGGCGCCCGAGCTGCGAGCGGATGCCCGGCTGACGGCGGAACGATTCA
- a CDS encoding aromatic ring-hydroxylating dioxygenase subunit alpha, giving the protein MNKPAHPSWASSEIAASNLVDNRVYTDPQVYQQELRRLFDRCWLFACHESELPRPGDYLTTSVAESPLLIVHGKDGQIRAFYNTCRHRGTQLTAERCGHASTFRCPYHAWVYSLEGDLIAVPGEEAYAGSGFDAKQLPLLGLRCESIYGLIFVNADPGAPPLRQWLGEGVIDSLATPLDQGEFEVIKYYGYEVEVNWKIFAENVRDGYHVPFVHPFFRRASPPGPYHLFEHGHAVQHLKMDPVGMGPELWDKLRRYPLPGVKEGAGYIVTLFPDINVMLRSSMISIDTQRSLGPCRVRLESRVLGLKSDSEEMREQRRFQHMTWFLGPLEQEDQPVFRLQQAGVSGRGVPFSIIARGSNSSVGTRGDDNRLRNFWAQWRTMMGTQFNSLE; this is encoded by the coding sequence ATGAATAAGCCCGCGCACCCCTCTTGGGCAAGCTCCGAAATCGCGGCTTCCAACCTGGTCGACAACCGGGTCTATACCGATCCGCAGGTTTACCAGCAGGAGCTGCGCCGGCTGTTCGACCGCTGCTGGTTGTTTGCCTGCCACGAGAGCGAGCTTCCGCGCCCGGGCGACTATCTGACTACCTCGGTGGCGGAGTCGCCACTTTTGATCGTGCATGGCAAGGACGGGCAGATTCGCGCCTTCTACAACACCTGTCGCCATCGCGGCACCCAGCTAACTGCCGAGCGCTGCGGCCATGCCAGCACTTTTCGCTGTCCCTATCACGCGTGGGTCTATTCGCTGGAGGGCGATTTAATCGCGGTACCCGGCGAAGAGGCGTATGCCGGCAGTGGCTTCGACGCCAAGCAGCTACCACTGTTAGGCCTGCGCTGCGAGAGCATCTACGGCTTGATCTTTGTCAACGCCGATCCGGGAGCGCCCCCGCTGCGCCAATGGCTGGGGGAGGGAGTGATCGACAGCTTGGCCACGCCGCTTGACCAGGGTGAGTTCGAGGTCATCAAATACTACGGCTACGAGGTCGAAGTTAACTGGAAGATCTTCGCGGAAAACGTGCGCGACGGCTACCACGTCCCCTTCGTCCATCCTTTTTTCCGCCGCGCCAGTCCGCCCGGCCCCTACCATCTGTTCGAGCATGGCCACGCCGTGCAGCATCTAAAAATGGATCCGGTCGGGATGGGGCCCGAGCTGTGGGACAAGTTGCGCCGTTATCCACTGCCTGGAGTTAAAGAGGGGGCAGGCTACATTGTCACGCTGTTTCCCGACATCAATGTGATGCTGCGGTCCAGTATGATCTCCATCGATACTCAGCGCAGCTTGGGGCCGTGCCGGGTGCGGCTGGAAAGTCGCGTGCTAGGGCTTAAGAGCGACAGTGAAGAGATGCGCGAGCAGCGCCGCTTTCAGCACATGACTTGGTTCCTAGGCCCATTGGAACAGGAGGATCAGCCCGTCTTTCGCCTCCAGCAGGCCGGGGTTAGCGGTCGCGGCGTCCCCTTCAGCATCATTGCCCGCGGCTCCAATAGCAGCGTCGGCACCCGCGGCGACGACAACCGCCTGCGCAATTTTTGGGCGCAATGGCGCACGATGATGGGTACGCAATTCAACAGCCTGGAGTGA
- the gcvH gene encoding glycine cleavage system protein GcvH: MEIPAGLKYSKEHEWVAAEDSVATIGITDFAQDQLGEIVFVELPGVGDKISKDDAFGVIESVKAASDIYAPISGTVVEVNQELPESPEIINEDPYGDGWLIKIKIGDTAELDDLLDSDEYEELVAEEQEDKE, encoded by the coding sequence ATGGAGATCCCCGCGGGCCTTAAATATTCCAAAGAGCACGAATGGGTCGCGGCCGAAGACTCGGTGGCTACCATTGGTATCACTGACTTTGCCCAGGACCAGTTGGGTGAAATTGTATTCGTGGAATTACCGGGCGTGGGCGACAAGATCAGCAAGGATGATGCCTTCGGCGTGATCGAATCGGTCAAGGCTGCCTCGGATATTTACGCCCCGATCAGCGGTACGGTGGTCGAGGTCAACCAGGAGTTGCCCGAAAGTCCCGAGATTATCAACGAAGATCCTTACGGCGACGGCTGGTTGATCAAGATCAAGATCGGCGATACCGCCGAATTGGACGATTTGCTTGACAGCGATGAGTACGAAGAATTGGTGGCCGAAGAACAGGAGGACAAGGAATAG